One Candidatus Zymogenus saltonus genomic region harbors:
- a CDS encoding PQQ-binding-like beta-propeller repeat protein, whose amino-acid sequence MLRRYFKAVLVLAALGTAWALLFSGAEKINSTYTMFRNRPDRTGVFHTKAVYSLSQIKWSFRAEDAVRSTPTVSKGIVYFGSSDKNLYAVDARSGFLKWRFTAEDEISSSPAVAGNIVYFGSDDERLYAIDKKTGVVRWTFKTEGKIRSSPVVSEGVVYFGSDDGLLYAVDSQTGVLRWSFKAEDNIKSSPSVVGSAIFFGCDSGTLYRLDKWTGAMMWGFKAEGNIESSPAVSSGVVYFGSDDDHLYAVETNMGQLIWRFKTEDDVKSSPAVSGNTVFFGSDDGRFYALDARTGMPRWQYFTEDKIATSPAVCAGAVYFGGDDGRLYALRVDNGGMRWQYRVEKPIRSSPMVQDKTVYFGDDSGFLHALR is encoded by the coding sequence ATGTTAAGAAGATATTTCAAGGCCGTTTTAGTCCTGGCCGCCCTTGGCACGGCCTGGGCCCTCCTCTTCTCCGGGGCCGAGAAGATCAACTCCACATACACGATGTTCAGAAACCGCCCCGACAGGACCGGCGTCTTTCACACGAAGGCTGTCTACTCATTAAGTCAGATCAAGTGGAGCTTCAGGGCGGAAGACGCCGTCCGCTCGACCCCGACGGTATCAAAAGGGATAGTATATTTCGGCAGCAGCGACAAGAACCTCTACGCTGTGGATGCAAGGTCCGGATTTCTGAAGTGGAGGTTTACCGCCGAGGACGAAATTTCAAGCTCCCCGGCGGTTGCGGGAAATATCGTCTACTTCGGCAGCGACGACGAGAGGCTCTACGCCATCGACAAAAAAACGGGGGTCGTGAGATGGACGTTCAAGACGGAGGGAAAGATCAGGTCGTCGCCCGTAGTGTCCGAGGGAGTCGTCTACTTCGGGAGCGACGACGGTCTCCTCTACGCGGTCGACTCCCAGACAGGCGTCCTGAGATGGAGCTTCAAGGCCGAGGATAATATCAAATCCTCACCCTCAGTAGTCGGGAGCGCAATATTTTTTGGGTGCGACAGCGGCACGCTCTACAGGCTCGACAAGTGGACCGGGGCGATGATGTGGGGCTTCAAGGCGGAGGGAAACATCGAGTCCTCCCCCGCAGTGTCAAGCGGCGTCGTCTATTTCGGGAGCGACGACGACCACCTCTACGCCGTGGAGACCAACATGGGCCAGCTGATATGGCGCTTCAAGACCGAGGACGACGTGAAGTCCTCCCCGGCCGTGTCGGGGAATACGGTCTTCTTCGGGAGCGACGACGGCCGCTTCTACGCCCTTGACGCAAGGACGGGGATGCCCAGGTGGCAATATTTCACCGAGGACAAGATCGCGACATCTCCCGCCGTCTGCGCCGGCGCCGTGTACTTCGGCGGTGACGACGGCAGGCTCTACGCCCTGAGGGTAGACAACGGGGGAATGAGATGGCAGTACAGGGTGGAAAAGCCTATCCGCTCATCGCCCATGGTCCAGGACAAGACGGTCTACTTCGGCGACGATTCCGGGTTCCTCCACGCCCTGAGATAA
- a CDS encoding acetyl-CoA acetyltransferase, with protein MASGIKDKVAILGMGCTRFGERWDVQAEDLMVEAYTECMEDAKIEKKDIDASWFGSCFDEVNVGKSAISLPMTLKLPYIGATRVENFCASGTESFRGAVYAVASGAADIALAMGAEKLKDTGYGGLPDFGTAMGTFNRLIMPNATAPGSFALMATGYCAKYNVSPEDLKTALAKISAKSHANGAKNPKAHLRKEVTVDQILSAPIIAWPLGLFDCCGVSDGAACAIVTTPEIAKKIKPNEDPTLVKALQIAITSGEEMWYDNWDGAHVETTTRAAAKAYAEAGVKTPRDEISMMEVHDCFSITELATYEDLQISPRGKAIDDINDGFYNLDGKIPCQPDGGLKCFGHPIGASGLRMLYEMYNQLNGRAGDRQIKDPKLGLTHNLGGFPAMSVCSVAIIGK; from the coding sequence ATGGCAAGCGGAATAAAGGATAAAGTAGCCATCCTCGGGATGGGCTGCACAAGGTTCGGGGAACGCTGGGATGTACAGGCCGAAGACCTAATGGTGGAGGCCTATACAGAGTGTATGGAGGACGCCAAGATCGAGAAAAAGGATATCGACGCCTCATGGTTCGGCTCATGCTTCGATGAGGTCAACGTGGGGAAGAGCGCCATCTCCCTTCCCATGACCTTAAAGCTCCCCTATATTGGGGCCACACGCGTGGAGAACTTCTGCGCCAGCGGAACCGAGTCTTTCAGGGGAGCGGTATACGCCGTGGCCTCGGGGGCGGCGGACATCGCCCTGGCCATGGGAGCCGAAAAACTCAAGGACACAGGCTACGGAGGTCTTCCCGACTTCGGTACCGCCATGGGGACATTCAACAGGCTGATCATGCCCAACGCCACGGCGCCGGGCTCCTTTGCGCTGATGGCCACCGGCTACTGCGCAAAATACAACGTATCCCCCGAAGACCTCAAGACGGCGCTCGCCAAGATCTCGGCAAAGAGCCACGCAAACGGGGCGAAAAATCCGAAGGCTCACCTCAGAAAAGAGGTAACCGTCGACCAGATTTTATCGGCGCCGATCATAGCATGGCCCCTGGGACTCTTCGACTGCTGCGGCGTGTCGGACGGGGCGGCCTGCGCCATCGTCACCACGCCCGAGATCGCAAAGAAGATCAAGCCGAACGAGGATCCGACCCTCGTAAAGGCCCTGCAGATCGCCATTACGTCGGGCGAGGAGATGTGGTATGACAACTGGGACGGCGCCCACGTGGAGACGACCACCCGCGCCGCCGCCAAGGCCTACGCAGAGGCGGGAGTCAAAACCCCGAGGGACGAGATAAGCATGATGGAGGTCCACGACTGCTTCTCCATCACCGAGCTCGCCACGTACGAGGATCTCCAGATATCCCCCAGAGGCAAGGCTATCGACGACATCAACGACGGATTCTACAACCTCGACGGGAAGATCCCGTGCCAGCCGGACGGCGGCCTCAAGTGCTTCGGGCACCCGATCGGCGCATCCGGCTTGAGAATGCTCTACGAGATGTACAACCAGCTCAACGGCAGGGCGGGCGACCGCCAGATCAAAGACCCGAAGCTGGGCCTTACCCACAACCTCGGCGGATTCCCGGCAATGAGCGTCTGCTCCGTAGCCATAATCGGTAAGTAA
- a CDS encoding hydroxymethylglutaryl-CoA synthase family protein, translating to MVGITSYGGYIPRYRLNRGTVFGAMGWFNPVTIAVAQGEKSVANYDEDSITMAVAAGLDALNGIAREKIDGVYMASTTLPYKERSCAGIAASAMDLRDNIRFADFAEAVKSGTTASLAALDAVKAGEAENIMVLASDHRMGRMGSMVEQFYGDGAACLVMGNKDVIAEFKGSYSVSYDFVDHFRSDDAPFDRTWEERWIRDMGYSKIIPEALKGLLEKTKVKAEDIAKVVYPCYFGRDHAKLGTKLGIKPEAIHGNMHAETGDTGAAHPLVMMASALADAKPGDKIIMASFGSGSDALLFEVTDNIKKLKGIKGIKNCLANRADLAPYEKYAVFRKLIPMELGIRGEDQAFTAFSTLWRNRRAVMGLVGTKCKDCDTPQFPPQRICVNPDCGSIDQMEDYRFSDKEGTIFSYTGDMLSFSFDPPQIYGIVRFKGGGRLWTDFTDCKLEDVKVGQKVKLSFRRKYYDDKRGIHGYFWKAVPVTEN from the coding sequence ATGGTTGGAATAACTTCATACGGAGGCTACATTCCGAGGTACAGGTTAAACCGCGGCACCGTTTTCGGTGCGATGGGGTGGTTTAATCCCGTGACCATTGCCGTTGCTCAGGGGGAAAAGTCCGTGGCCAACTACGATGAGGACAGCATCACTATGGCCGTGGCGGCGGGCCTGGACGCCCTGAACGGTATTGCGAGGGAAAAGATCGACGGAGTCTACATGGCGTCCACAACGCTGCCGTACAAGGAGCGCTCCTGCGCCGGAATAGCGGCATCGGCTATGGATCTTAGAGACAACATAAGATTTGCGGATTTCGCCGAGGCGGTAAAATCTGGAACTACGGCATCGTTAGCGGCGCTTGACGCCGTTAAGGCCGGAGAGGCAGAAAATATCATGGTCCTTGCATCCGACCACCGCATGGGAAGGATGGGAAGCATGGTCGAGCAGTTCTACGGAGACGGTGCGGCTTGTCTCGTTATGGGGAACAAAGACGTAATCGCTGAGTTTAAGGGATCTTACTCGGTCTCTTACGACTTTGTGGATCACTTCAGGTCGGACGACGCCCCATTTGACCGCACCTGGGAAGAGCGCTGGATCAGGGATATGGGCTACTCCAAGATAATCCCAGAGGCGCTCAAGGGACTTCTTGAAAAGACCAAGGTAAAGGCGGAAGACATTGCAAAGGTGGTCTACCCGTGCTACTTTGGACGCGACCACGCCAAGCTCGGCACGAAACTGGGCATCAAGCCGGAGGCAATCCACGGCAACATGCACGCCGAGACGGGAGACACCGGAGCGGCGCATCCCCTTGTGATGATGGCAAGCGCCCTTGCCGACGCCAAGCCCGGAGACAAGATCATCATGGCGAGCTTCGGGAGCGGGTCGGACGCCCTCCTCTTCGAGGTGACCGACAACATCAAGAAGCTCAAGGGAATCAAAGGAATCAAGAATTGTCTCGCCAACAGGGCGGACCTCGCCCCGTACGAGAAGTACGCCGTATTCAGGAAGCTGATCCCGATGGAGCTGGGAATCCGCGGCGAGGATCAGGCCTTCACCGCATTCAGCACGCTGTGGAGAAACAGAAGGGCCGTCATGGGGCTCGTTGGAACGAAGTGCAAAGACTGCGACACTCCCCAGTTTCCACCCCAGAGGATCTGCGTAAATCCGGATTGCGGCTCGATCGACCAGATGGAAGATTACCGCTTCTCCGACAAGGAGGGGACGATCTTTTCATACACCGGCGATATGCTCTCCTTCTCGTTCGATCCGCCTCAAATCTACGGCATCGTCAGGTTCAAGGGCGGAGGCAGGCTCTGGACCGACTTCACCGACTGCAAGCTCGAAGACGTCAAGGTCGGCCAAAAGGTAAAGTTGTCCTTCAGGAGAAAATATTACGACGACAAGAGGGGAATACACGGCTACTTCTGGAAGGCTGTACCGGTAACCGAAAATTAA
- a CDS encoding TetR/AcrR family transcriptional regulator yields the protein MPEKTKKMNDVQKDLKSIARGLKNNKEGGDKKERILAAAEMIFAEKGYFETTISEIAKEAGVAEGTIYEYFENKKDLLFAVPEQNTMEYADFVLNHLQGIKGATNKLRKIIWCQLHYFRTHKNYTKIVTLEIRRGPDYFKSKAYENLKLYSDLILSIVREGIRDGEIAPDVSPHITRDMILGTIEHISIPWIVFGREIPIEDLVEDICRIIFSGLFIKEKTFKVNMNGIMTGFDDVQS from the coding sequence ATGCCTGAAAAGACAAAGAAAATGAATGATGTTCAGAAAGACCTGAAAAGCATCGCCAGGGGTCTCAAGAACAACAAAGAGGGGGGAGACAAAAAGGAGAGAATACTTGCCGCGGCGGAGATGATCTTTGCCGAAAAGGGATACTTCGAGACCACCATATCCGAAATAGCCAAAGAGGCCGGCGTTGCCGAGGGCACGATATACGAGTACTTCGAGAATAAGAAAGACCTCCTTTTCGCGGTTCCAGAGCAGAACACGATGGAATACGCCGACTTCGTTCTAAATCACCTTCAGGGGATAAAGGGGGCCACAAACAAGCTAAGAAAGATAATCTGGTGTCAGCTCCACTACTTCAGGACCCACAAGAACTACACCAAGATAGTGACCCTCGAGATAAGGAGGGGGCCCGACTATTTCAAGAGCAAGGCCTACGAAAACCTGAAGCTCTATTCAGACCTGATACTCTCCATCGTTCGGGAGGGGATCAGAGACGGGGAGATCGCCCCAGACGTAAGTCCGCACATCACCAGAGACATGATATTGGGGACAATCGAGCATATATCAATCCCTTGGATTGTCTTCGGGCGAGAGATTCCCATAGAAGACCTCGTGGAGGATATCTGCAGGATTATATTCTCCGGTCTCTTCATAAAAGAGAAGACCTTCAAGGTAAACATGAACGGGATAATGACCGGTTTTGACGATGTTCAGAGTTAG
- a CDS encoding MaoC family dehydratase N-terminal domain-containing protein, translating into MADKSKVGMEFPEFTFEVEKGKIAEFAMAISQKEGKDQVDQVYADKDAAKKEGYNDIIAPPTFQTCFVLWAGGGLMPMITALGINLGRLLHGEEEYEYFNPIHPGDVISCKSKVTDMYEKEKKNKPGKFMEFTVLETEMKNQKGELVIKGRSTLVER; encoded by the coding sequence ATGGCAGACAAATCAAAAGTGGGAATGGAGTTTCCCGAATTCACATTCGAGGTGGAAAAGGGAAAGATCGCCGAGTTCGCCATGGCGATATCGCAGAAAGAAGGCAAGGACCAGGTGGATCAGGTCTACGCGGATAAAGATGCCGCAAAAAAGGAGGGTTACAACGACATTATAGCACCACCCACCTTTCAAACCTGCTTTGTCCTTTGGGCCGGAGGCGGACTTATGCCGATGATAACGGCATTGGGGATTAATCTCGGAAGATTGCTTCACGGCGAAGAGGAATACGAGTATTTTAACCCGATTCACCCTGGGGATGTGATTTCATGCAAGTCCAAGGTAACGGACATGTATGAAAAGGAGAAGAAAAACAAGCCCGGAAAGTTTATGGAGTTCACCGTGCTCGAGACAGAGATGAAAAACCAGAAGGGTGAACTT